From one Dermacentor variabilis isolate Ectoservices chromosome 3, ASM5094787v1, whole genome shotgun sequence genomic stretch:
- the Stoml2 gene encoding stomatin like 2, whose product MYSMVRATSCRTLLRNVVSTTARCSRQRSTTPINTVIMFVPQQEAWVVERMGKFSRILEPGLNLLLPVVDRVRYVQSLKEIAIDIPQQSAITLDNVTLNIDGVLYLKVVDPYRASYGVEDPEFAITQLAQTTMRSELGKIALDSVFKERESLNIAIVDAINKASGAWGIVCLRYEIRDIRLPQRVHEAMQMQVEAERKKRAAVLESEGIREADINVAEGQRRARILASEAEKMELINKAQGEANATLAKAEAKAKALSRIANSLQQPVGGNAASFMVAEQYVQAFKSLAKEGNTIILPANTGDVTSSVVQAMAIYKNLAHPVKTTQIETGNQSTDSLAEYISDDEDRKDAMDSTKRQT is encoded by the coding sequence ATGTATTCCATGGTTAGAGCAACATCCTGCAGAACTCTACTGCGCAACGTCGTGTCAACGACTGCCCGTTGCTCACGACAGAGGTCCACTACACCCATCAATACTGTGATTATGTTTGTACCTCAGCAGGAAGCATGGGTGGTCGAGAGGATGGGAAAATTCTCGCGAATATTAGAGCCCGGCTTGAACTTGCTGCTGCCCGTGGTAGATCGCGTTCGCTATGTCCAGTCTCTCAAAGAAATAGCCATAGACATCCCACAGCAGTCTGCCATCACGCTGGACAACGTGACGCTCAACATCGACGGAGTTCTCTACCTGAAAGTGGTCGACCCGTACCGTGCGAGCTACGGTGTCGAAGACCCCGAATTTGCCATCACGCAGCTCGCGCAGACGACGATGCGTTCCGAGCTGGGCAAGATAGCCCTCGATAGTGTCTTCAAGGAGCGCGAGTCGCTCAACATTGCCATTGTGGACGCCATCAACAAGGCCAGCGGTGCCTGGGGCATCGTCTGCCTGCGCTACGAGATCCGCGATATCCGTCTACCACAGCGGGTCCACGAAGCAATGCAGATGCAGGTTGAGGCTGAGCGaaagaagagagcagcagttttaGAGTCGGAAGGAATCCGAGAAGCGGATATCAACGTAGCTGAGGGCCAGCGCCGTGCGCGCATACTGGCCTCAGAAGCGGAGAAGATGGAGCTCATTAACAAGGCGCAGGGAGAGGCTAATGCCACGCTGGCTAAAGCTGAAGCCAAGGCCAAGGCCCTTAGCAGAATAGCCAACTCCTTGCAACAACCAGTCGGTGGCAATGCCGCGTCATTTATGGTGGCCGAGCAATACGTGCAAGCCTTCAAGAGTCTCGCTAAGGAAGGCAACACCATCATCCTTCCTGCAAACACAGGTGACGTGACGTCGTCTGTGGTCCAGGCCATGGCCATCTACAAGAACCTCGCACATCCTGTAAAAACAACGCAGATAGAGACTGGAAACCAGTCCACAGATAGCTTGGCAGAGTACATAAGCGATGACGAGGACAGGAAAGATGCCATGGACTCCACGAAACGCCAGACATGA